A region of Tigriopus californicus strain San Diego chromosome 7, Tcal_SD_v2.1, whole genome shotgun sequence DNA encodes the following proteins:
- the LOC131883937 gene encoding LOW QUALITY PROTEIN: uncharacterized protein LOC131883937 (The sequence of the model RefSeq protein was modified relative to this genomic sequence to represent the inferred CDS: inserted 1 base in 1 codon) → MDNMLPSPSFNIPSIXTPHHAMDEDQMINPQAQAAQQNNALGTGFSFGGYTPQNLLSSQTPQNLLASPAPGSSHVYAPCASPAPPSPATPLSMAPPQSMDTGIVPQLQNIVSTVSLGCKLDLKKIALHARNAEYNPKRFAAVIMRIREPRTTALIFSSGKMVCTGAKSEEHSRLAARKYARIVQKLGFPAKFKDFKIQNMVGSCDVKFPIRLEGLVLTHSQFSSYEPELFPGLIYRMVKPRIVLLIFVSGKVVLTGAKVRQEIYEAFDNIHPILKNFKKQ, encoded by the exons ATGGATAATATGCTCCCGAGTCCGTCGTTCAACATCCCGTCCA GCACGCCCCATCATGCCATGGACGAGGACCAGATGATCAACCCCCAAGCTCAAGCCGCCCAACAAAACAACGCCTTAGGCACGGGCTTCAGTTTCGGCGGATACACGCCGCAGAACCTGTTGAGCTCGCAGACGCCGCAGAATCTTTTGGCTAGTCCAGCACCGGGTTC CAGCCACGTTTACGCCCCCTGCGCCTCCCCCGCCCCACCCTCGCCGGCCACCCCCTTATCCATGGCCCCGCCCCAGTCCATGGACACGGGCATCGTGCCTCAATTGCAAAACATCGTGTCCACCGTCAGTTTGGGCTGCAAACTCGATCTCAAAAAAATTGCCTTACACGCCCGTAACGCTGAGTACAACCCCAAGCGTTTTGCCGCCGTCATCATGCGGATCCGCGAACCCCGCACCACGGCTCTTATCTTCAGCTCGGGTAAGATGGTGTGTACGGGCGCCAAATCGGAAGAGCATTCACGTCTGGCCGCCCGCAAATACGCCCGCATCGTGCAAAAGTTGGGCTTCCCGGCCAAGTTCAAAGACTTCAAGATCCAAAACATGGTGGGCTCCTGCGACGTCAAATTCCCCATTCGACTCGAGGGCTTGGTGCTCACGCACAGTCAGTTTAGCTCGTACGAGCCGGAGCTATTCCCGGGCTTGATCTATCGCATGGTCAAACCTCGGATTGTGTTACTGATCTTCGTGTCCGGTAAGGTGGTGTTGACGGGCGCCAAAGTGCGGCAGGAGATTTATGAAGCCTTTGATAATATTCATCCCATTCTCAAGAATTTCAAGAAGCAGTAA
- the LOC131883935 gene encoding acireductone dioxygenase-like produces MSRAWYMNDLPDDQRLERQMDPPQPVEISQLRELTGVTHYKLNPATLATDGVLEGIKQDRGYNYEDCCEISKGTLPDYEVKIKNFFTEHIHTDEEIRFVEKGSGYFDVRDKNDRWIRIECLEGDLIILPAGIYHRFTLDMNNYIKARRFFCGEPIWTPHNRPADHFKERQSYVSWMKTNFQGEPALTSAH; encoded by the exons ATGAGTCGCGCTTGGTACATGAATGATCTGCCCGATGATCAACGACTGGAACGTCAGATGGATCCACCTCAACCGGTTGAAATATCTCAGCTTCGAGAACTTACCGGTGTGACCCACTATAAG TTAAACCCGGCGACTTTGGCGACGGATGGCGTGTTGGAAGGAATCAAGCAAGACAGAGGTTACAACTACGAAGATTGTTGCGAAATTTCGAAGGGAACCCTCCCGGATTATGAGGTCAAGATCAAGAACTTCTTCACGGAACACATCCATACGGATGAGGAGATTCGCTTCGTTGAAAAGGGTTCAGGCTACTTTGATGTTCGCGATAAGAACGATCGGTGGATTCGAATTGAATGCCTGGAAGGGGATTTGATTATCCTGCCGGCGGGAATCTATCATCGATTCACATTAGACATGAAT AATTATATCAAGGCTCGCCGATTTTTCTGTGGCGAACCCATCTGGACCCCCCATAATCGGCCTGCCGACCATTTCAAGGAACGGCAATCGTACGTCTCATGGATGAAGACAAACTTCCAAGGAGAGCCCGCTCTAACTTCCGCTCATTAA
- the LOC131883932 gene encoding putative ATP-dependent RNA helicase DHX57, translating to MNSVKRRGSGPSNRGGGARGRGARGGRGRGGTGAPPSVASPAASASASASGSARLGRKGYGQVTDDDLCDYLDVSDEFDTDGEGDIESSGPPGQVQPVPAKRKVEMQVLRMNEKTETQILKALHELYGGQYQMKGPEQYANLGAPLDRRFWVRETRLRVTGLEVNRASDAAHSDLNPYAVQRLESYGFHSTRLISVLRDTDGDVGRALERLLSQCFPGAASRLNPPSPEDLTLYREQKEDEKMALASIYHEGFIEKIPDKLWVIELKLPFMTKFLPSVKKSGDKKGSKAEQLKNACPFFMRGHCKFGRRCNKAHIHPEKTVNVDERHLQKDPGQNISRLEIRFHDQCQYPHDSPMVCFSNDLNEFPKAACLNITQRLMEEAQNLAQDHVPSVFSLVSLVEAEDVIQEIMDMPSHPFSFNPDLLEDEEGPTSSIPLPRAGEEDSAASLLASLNLKSGKSMPAPDLEKLRQDNSKIRQFCSKNVVSQDITLIRENLPAWAEKEHILKTLNAHQVLVISGMTGCGKSTQVPQYILDEWLGSGSKKHCQIICTQPRRISAIGVAERVAFERGEKVGNVVGYQIRLESKTSWRTRLLFCTTGILLRRLESDPDLESVTHIVVDEVHERSEESDFLLMILRGILKRRKDLKVLLMSATVNADLFSTYFKKVPVIDIPGRTFPVEQIFLEKLLSVTRFAMEEDSPYARPIDNGQSGCRVLSKQQFKGSNMKGFDVDDFEIEKYMSGNGDRVFKPPKDNLRDEQLNPKQINYRYSEYPQSVQRTLGIMDFHKINYDLIESTLVYIVNGANDYPRTGSILVFLPGIQEIMSLYDQIANHPTLGTKARKFKLIPLHSSLSSEEQAEVFKKPPEGVRKIVISTNLAETSITIDDCVFVIEVGRMKEKFFDSMKNMESLDTVWVSRANALQRKGRAGRVMPGYCFHLYTHFRFAHHLRQDPVPEIQRVPLEQMVLRIKILPLFKNNPLMHVLNAMIEPPENQNIEGAVDRLKGVGALDRECELTPLGFHLANLPVDVRIGKLMLFGSIFRCLDAALTIAACLSNRSPFLSPFGKRDEAKKKKLKFAIVNSDHLTTLRAYQEWHGITQKSQVAGYNFSQENLLSQKTLQMIATMKHQFLEILSGTGFAPEGISMRQLSRMSRNGSDAVYKATGEEFNENGTNWKLLVSVICAALYPNIVQVLSPDLKYKQTAAGALPKDHLVQDLKFKTKSDGYVNIHPSSINFDCASYKSSYLVYHEKVKTSRVFIRELSMIPVFPMILFGGTGVEVQKQKDQFLLSLEDGWIKFATHTHKAAELLKELRLELDRVMAEKIANPKLNLMKYARGKLVIDTIAFIISQE from the exons ATGAATTCCG TTAAACGCCGCGGCTCGGGTCCGTCTAATCGGGGTGGCGGTGCACGTGGTCGGGGTGCCCGAGGAGGTCGTGGTCGTGGGGGGACGGGCGCTCCTCCATCTGTGGCCAGCCCTGCCGCCTCCGCCTCCGCCTCCGCCTCCGGCTCGGCTCGTCTGGGTCGCAAAGGATATGGCCAAGTGACCGACGACGACCTGTGCGATTACTTGGACGTGTCCGATGAATTTGACACGGATGGAGAGGGCGATATCGAGTCGAGTGGTCCTCCGGGCCAAGTCCAACCCGTGCCGGCCAAACGCAAGGTCGAGATGCAAGTGCTCCGCATGAACGAAAAGACCGAGACTCAGATTTTGAAAGCCTTGCACGAGTTGTACGGAGGTCAGTACCAAATGAAAGGCCCCGAACAATACGCCAATTTAGGGGCTCCGCTCGATCGACGCTTCTGGGTCCGAGAAACCCGCTTGAGGGTCACGGGCTTGGAAGTAAATCGCGCTTCGGATGCGGCTCACTCGGATTTGAACCCCTATGCCGTTCAGCGGCTCGAGAGCTACGGGTTCCATTCCACCCGATTGATCTCGGTTCTTCGCGACACGGATGGTGATGTGGGTCGAGCTTTGGAACGGCTTTTGAGTCAGTGCTTCCCGGGGGCTGCATCCAGGCTCAATCCTCCCTCTCCCGAAGACTTGACCCTGTACcgagaacaaaaagaagatgaaaagatGGCGTTGGCCTCGATTTATCATGAAGGCTTTATCGAAAAGATTCCCGACAAGCTTTGGGTCATCGAGTTGAAACTCCCATTTATGACCAAGTTCCTGCCTTCGGTCAAGAAAAGCGGCGATAAGAAGGGCTCCAAGGCCGAGCAGCTCAAAAATGCCTGTCCATTCTTCATGCGGGGGCATTGCAAATTCGGTCGCCGTTGTAATAAGGCGCATATTCACCCTGAAAAAACCGTGAACGTGGACGAGCGTCACCTTCAGAAAGATCCGGGTCAGAATATCTCCAGATTGGAAATTCGCTTCCATGATCAATGTCAGTATCCCCACGACTCGCCCATGGTttgtttttccaatgacctGAACGAGTTTCCCAAAGCTGCGTGCTTGAACATCACTCAGCGACTTATGGAAGAAGCACAGAACTTGGCCCAAGATCATGTTCCGTCTGTGTTCTCGTTGGTCAGTCTAGTCGAAGCTGAAGATGTGATCCAGGAAATCATGGACATGCCCAGTCATCCCTTCAGCTTCAACCCGGATCTATTGGAAGATGAAGAGGGTCCGACAAGTTCGATTCCGTTACCGAGAGCGGGGGAAGAGGACAGTGCTGCCTCTCTGTTAGCGTCGCTGAATCTGAAGAGCGGAAAATCGATGCCTGCTCCGGATCTCGAAAAGCTGCGTCAAGATAACTCCAAGATTCGTCAGTTTTGTTCGAAAAATGTGGTGAGCCAGGACATCACGCTGATCCGTGAAAATTTGCCGGCTTGGGCCGAGAAAGAACACATCCTGAAAACCCTCAATGCTCATCAAGTTTTGGTGATTTCGGGTATGACCGGTTGCGGTAAAAGTACTCAGGTTCCGCAATACATCCTCGACGAATGGCTAGGGTCCGGTTCGAAGAAGCATTGTCAAATTATTTGCACCCAACCCCGACGAATCTCGGCCATCGGCGTGGCTGAACGTGTGGCTTTTGAGCGTGGGGAAAAAGTGGGCAATGTGGTGGGCTATCAGATCCGACTAGAGAGCAAAACATCTTGGCGAACTCGATTGCTCTTTTGTACCACTGGGATTCTTTTGCGGCGATTGGAATCGGATCCTGATTTAGAATCGGTCACTCATATTGTTGTGGATGAGGTTCATGAACGGAGCGAGGAGAGCGATTTCCTCCTAATGATCCTGCGAGGCATCCTCAAACGAAGAAAAGACCTCAAAGTGCTACTTATGTCAGCCACGGTCAATGCCGATCTATTTAGCACTTACTTCAAAAAGGTACCCGTGATTGACATTCCCGGAAGAACTTTTCCTGTGGAGCAAATCTTCCTGGAGAAGCTTTTGAGCGTGACCAGGTTCGCCATGGAAGAGGATTCGCCCTATGCCCGACCAATTGACAATGGGCAATCTGGATGTCGCGTTCTAAGTAAACAACAGTTTAAGGGCTCAAACATGAAAGGCTTTGACGTGGACGACTTTGAGATCGAAAAGTACATGAGCGGTAATGGAGATCGGGTGTTCAAACCACCCAAAGACAATCTGCGAGACGAGCAACTGAATCCCAAACAGATCAACTACCGCTACTCAGAATACCCCCAGTCGGTACAACGAACCCTGGGCATTATGGATTTCCACAAGATCAATTACGATCTGATTGAGAGCACATTAGTTTACATAGTAAATGGCGCCAACGATTACCCCAGGACGGGCTCGATCTTAGTGTTTCTACCGGGTATCCAAGAAATCATGAGTCTTTATGACCAGATTGCTAACCATCCTACCTTGGGCACCAAAGCCAGAAAATTCAAGCTGATTCCGTTACACTCGAGCTTATCTAGTGAAGAACAAGCAGAAGTATTCAAAAAACCACCAGAAGGGGTTCGGAAGATCGTGATCTCGACCAATCTGGCGGAAACGTCCATAACCATCGATGATTGCGTCTTTGTGATCGAAGTCGGTCGAATGAAGGAGAAATTCTTCGACTCCATGAAGAACATGGAGTCCTTGGACACAGTTTGGGTCTCAAGAGCCAACGCCCTCCAGAGAAAAGGCCGCGCGGGTCGGGTCATGCCCGGCTATTGCTTCCATTTGTATACGCATTTCAGATTTGCTCATCATCTCCGTCAGGATCCAGTACCCGAGATCCAACGCGTGCCTCTCGAGCAAATGGTTCTTCGGATTAAAATCCTGCCCCTCTTCAAGAACAATCCTCTCATGCACGTCTTGAACGCCATGATTGAGCCGCCAGAAAaccaaaacattgaaggagccgTGGATCGCCTGAAGGGCGTTGGTGCTCTTGATAGAGAATGTGAGCTCACCCCGTTAGGCTTCCATTTGGCCAATTTACCCGTGGACGTTCGGATTGGAAAACTGATGTTGTTCGGGTCGATCTTCCGATGTCTGGATGCGGCCCTCACGATTGCAGCTTGCTTAAGCAACCGCTCTCCATTTTTAAGTCCTTTTGGCAAACGGGAcgaggccaagaagaagaagttgaaatTTGCCATCGTGAACTCAGACCATTTGACTACTTTAAGAGCTTACCAGGAATGGCATGGTATCACTCAAAAGAGTCAAGTGGCCGGGTACAACTTTTCCCAAGAAAATTTGCTCTCGCAAAAGACGCTGCAAATGATTGCCACCATGAAGCATCAGTTTTTGGAAATCCTAAGTGGAACGGGGTTTGCCCCCGAAGGAATCAGCATGCGACAGCTCTCGAGAATGTCTCGGAACGGATCTGATGCTGTCTATAAGGCCACGGGTGAAGAATTTAATGAGAATGGTACCAATTGGAAACTACTCGTGTCTGTGATATGCGCCGCTTTGTATCCAAATATTGTCCAAGTACTTTCACCGGACCTCAAGTACAAACAGACCGCCGCCGGTGCCTTACCTAAAGACCATTTGGTCCAGGATCTCAAATTCAAAACGAAATCCGATGGCTACGTGAATATTCATCCTTCGTCGATCAATTTCGATTGCGCTTCCTACAAGAGTTCCTACTTGGTGTATCACGAAAAGGTCAAGACATCTCGCGTGTTCATTCGCGAATTGAGCATGATCCCCGTGTTCCCCATGATTCTATTTGGTGGGACGGGGGTCGAGGTCCAGAAGCAGAAGGACCAATTCCTCCTCTCCCTCGAAGATGGTTGGATTAAGTTCGCCACCCACACTCACAAAGCGGCCGAGCTATTGAAAGAACTCCGACTCGAGTTAGATCGAGTCATGGCCGAAAAGATCGCCAATCCCAAATTAAACTTAATGAAGTATGCCCGAGGAAAACTCGTGATTGATACCATCGCCTTCATTATTAGCCAAGAGTAG
- the LOC131883410 gene encoding uncharacterized protein LOC131883410, producing the protein MALTPEQRARMEASKAQALAKRRAPPPLVPSPNPPPQAGLSSMAAVVLSGRKLVGSCMLLPHRRFRVKIGFHDTLIQIFKTLPSGAYNAQDRTWHFDLSDHDRLISQVQPLRPQVQVDPLPKCVIQTFTRPAPSIESETEAEELTQRLEPTLEQGLMPFQKAGVAFALRRQGRVYIADDMGLGKTVQALAVASAYRSEWPLLIVCPSSVRFSWRDALLRWIPSVPEEDVTVITTGKDFLCNGQAVVISYDLMSRKEKELIDRQFAVVIMDEAHFLKNYKSNRFQSTEKIVKKARRLILLSGTPALSRPIELYSQISLVMPKLFPYAVEFGMRYCNGKKITLPRGSHYDFNGSSNMDELKMLLEETCMIRRLKSEVLAQLPSKQREMILLDPSLIKSKSKEMEMQAQKMGLKSLSQMERRGVLLEWFNSTAKAKLKAVSEYVKDLLESDRKFICFAHHQIMMDNIAEVLVKRKTRFIRIDGNTSSEARNKHCDQFQRDDRTKVALLSITAANAGLTLTAAHLVVFAELFWNPGILTQAEDRAHRIGQSDSVTIQYLVAKGTADDELWPLLQKKLDVLNKAGLSKDNFHESSALQHVKKADEEANASICSPSKITDYFSTSLNELDLSDWDPKELEEDDENDPNEPCNSKKPKWSNGTITLLTCWLALNPKHGTTQLDLSLACASPSVDRDRSLSLHLAMPQGAGRSKAFSGSKKKVQLQAKRQKNAAKPSRGEKVDAIFGAQRDPDPEAVSTETRASTVVTGSDIQKDISGQIMQDMALPSGAGQGRNRFNLRFNTESQAELQMLRQQATQKINPCGQWEMECGSEDFFSEAFDFPQRPRWDHLKSKAALEAHESQYFHDYVQSLFQDHSDLSYFELNLETWRQLWRVIEMSDVILVTVDIRYAAAMFPPSLFKFIQDQGKDVVLILNKVDLVPVGLALAWREYFVSKYPGLRVTFFTSCPTYNLRTNFITEPTGLQHRRLRGRISMVKEGAQQVWEACQAIVQDAGAEVDLEAWKTLIMASDQPDHPGEPQSVIKAQVAKEETLPHIQTQRFQDQILTIGMVGQPNAGKSSLINSLMGKRVVSVSKTPGHTKHFQTIFITQSVKLCDCPGLVFPSKVPKALQSIMGSYPISQIRELFSVVQFLARRVDLLHILKLSHPDKKAHESWSAFDICEAWAFKRGYITARSNRPDINRAANHILRMTLEGKICLAYYPVGYVDRRTYWKEHPQCEAIRDLLGWNRQEESHARGGKDIIDMGSDEDEEEEESDEEDSEEEEDNRPKVVNKFSLLGVMNDE; encoded by the exons ATGGCTTTGACCCCCGAGCAACGGGCCCGCATGGAGGCCAGCAAAGCCCAAGCTTTGGCCAAACGCCGGGCCCCACCGCCCCTCGTTCCATCGCCCAACCCACCGCCCCAGGCAGGCTTGTCGTCCATGGCTGCGGTGGTGCTGAGTGGTCGTAAGTTGGTGGGCTCATGTATGTTGTTGCCTCATCGGCGATTCCGGGTGAAGATTGGCTTTCATGATACGCTCATACAA ATCTTTAAAACTTTGCCAAGTGGGGCGTATAACGCCCAAGATCGGACCTGGCATTTTGACCTCTCCGACCACGACCGGCTCATCAGTCAGGTTCAACCGCTCCGACCTCAAGTGCAAGTCGACCCGCTGCCCAAGTGTGTCATCCAGACATTTACTCGCCCTGCCCCATCGATTGAGTCCGAAACAGAAGCCGAAGAACTCACTCAGCGACTCGAACCCACGCTAGAACAAGGTTTGATGCCCTTCCAAAAGGCTGGGGTAGCCTTTGCTCTTCGGCGTCAG GGAAGAGTGTACATTGCCGATGATATGGGTCTGGGTAAGACGGTGCAAGCCTTGGCCGTGGCCAGTGCTTATCGTTCTGAGTGGCCCCTGCTCATAGTGTGCCCGAGTTCGGTTCGTTTCTCGTGGCGGGATGCGCTTCTTCGTTGGATACCGTCCGTGCCGGAGGAAGATGTGACTGTAATAACTACCG gAAAGGACTTTTTATGCAATGGCCAGGCTGTCGTCATAAGCTACGATCTCATGTCGAGAAAAGAGAAGGAGCTCATCGATCGTCAATTTGCCGTGGTCATCATGGATGAAGCCCATTTCTTGAAGAACTACAAGTCAAACCGGTTTCAATCTACAGAGAAGATCGTCAAGAAGGCTCGTCGATTGATTCTCCTGAGTGGCACTCCTGCCCTCTCTCGACCCATTGAATTATATTCCCAGATATCGCTAGTCATGCCCAAGTTGTTTCCTTACGCCGTGGAATTTGGAATGCGATATTGCAACGGCAAAAAAATCACCTTACCCAGAGGATCTCACTATGACTTCAATGGCTCGTCCAATATGGACGAATTGAAGATGCTTTTGGAAGAGAC GTGCATGATTCGCCGTCTTAAAAGTGAGGTCCTCGCTCAGTTGCCATCCAAACAAAGGGAAATGATTCTTCTGGATCCTAGTCTGATTAAgtcaaaatcaaaggaaatggaaatgcaaGCTCAAAAAATGGGTCTCAAGTCGTTATCTCAAATGGAACGGCGCGGGGTTCTCTTGGAATGGTTCAACTCGACGGCCAAGGCGAAGCTCAAGGCCGTATCCGAATATGTCAAGGATCTCCTCGAGAGCGATCGCAAATTCATTTGCTTTGCTCATCACCAAATCATGATGGATAATATCGCAGAAGTATTGGTCAAACGGAAAACGCGGTTCATCCGAATCGACGGAAACACGAGTAGCGAGGCGCGGAACAAGCATTGCGATCAATTTCAACGCGACGATCGAACTAAAGTGGCTCTTCTCTCTATCACGGCGGCGAATGCTGGTCTCACATTAACGGCAGCTCATCTTGTGGTCTTTGCCGAGCTATTCTGGAACCCAGGcattttgactcaagcagAAGATCGCGCCCATCGAATTGGTCAATCCGATTCCGTAACTATCCAATACCTTGTAGCCAAAG GAACGGCCGACGACGAACTGTGGCCTTTATTGCAAAAGAAGCTGGATGTCTTGAATAAAGCCGGTTTGAGTAAGGACAATTTTCACGAATCCAGTGCCCTCCAACATGTCAAAAAGGCTGACGAAGAGGCCAATGCGTCCATCTGCTCACCCTCGAAAATTACAGACTACTTTTCAACCTCCCTCAACGAACTTGATTTGTCCGATTGGGATCCCAAGGAACTCGAAGAGGACGACGAAAATGATCCAAATGAGCCCTGCAACAGCAAAAAGCCCAAGTGGTCAAACGGTACC ATTACGCTACTTACTTGCTGGCTAGCGCTTAATCCGAAACATGGGACGACCCAGCTAGACCTAAGTCTTGCTTGCGCTTCACCTTCGGTAGATCGGGATCGCTCGCTCTCTCTGCATCTGGCCATGCCACAAGGAGCTGGCCGCAGTAAAGCCTTTAGCGGCTCCAAGAAGAAGGTCCAACTTCAGGCCAAGCGGCAGAAAAATGCCGCCAAGCCTTCGCGGGGTGAGAAAGTGGACGCGATTTTCGGCGCTCAGCGGGACCCAGATCCGGAGGCGGTTTCGACTGAGACCCGTGCTTCTACCGTAGTGACGGGATCGGACATTCAGAAGGACATTTCTGGCCAGATCATGCAAGATATGGCTCTGCCTTCTGGGGCGGGGCAAGGCCGGAATCGCTTCAATCTCCGGTTCAACACGGAGTCCCAAGCCGAGCTGCAAATGCTTCGCCAACAAGCCACGCAGAAGATCAACCCGTGTGGCCAGTGGGAAATGGAGTGCGGTTCCGAGGACTTCTTTTCCGAAGCCTTTGATTTTCCTCAACGGCCTCGTTGGGATCATCTCAaatcgaaagcagccttggaAGCGCACGAATCCCAATATTTCCACGACTATGTGCAAAGCTTGTTCCAGGATCATAGTGATCTGAGTTACTTCGAGTTGAACTTGGAGACTTGGCGACAACTCTGGCGAGTTATCGAGATGTCGGACGTGATCCTGGTCACGGTGGATATCCGATATGCGGCCGCCATGTTTCCACCTTCTTTATTCAAGttcattcaagatcaaggtAAAGATGTGGTCCTGATCCTGAATAAAGTGGACTTGGTGCCCGTGGGCCTGGCACTGGCTTGGCGAGAGTACTTTGTCTCCAAATACCCCGGTCTCCGGGTCACGTTTTTCACCTCGTGCCCAACCTACAATCTTCGCACCAACTTCATAACCGAACCAACCGGACTGCAACATCGACGACTTCGAGGTCGGATCTCCATGGTCAAAGAGGGTGCCCAACAGGTTTGGGAGGCGTGCCAGGCCATTGTGCAAGATGCCGGAGCCGAAGTCGACCTTGAGGCCTGGAAAACGCTCATCATGGCGAGCGATCAACCGGATCATCCCGGCGAGCCTCAGTCAGTCATCAAGGCTCAAGTGGCCAAAGAGGAGACCTTGCCTCACATCCAAACCCAACGCTTTCAAGACCAAATCCTCACCATCGGCATGGTGGGTCAGCCCAATGCGGGCAAGTCTTCCCTGATCAATTCCTTGATGGGCAAGCGCGTGGTGTCTGTCAGCAAGACGCCGGGTCACACCAAGCACTTCCAGACCATTTTCATCACCCAGTCCGTCAAGTTGTGCGATTGCCCGGGTTTGGTCTTCCCGTCTAAAGTGCCCAAGGCCTTGCAGTCTATCATGGGCAGCTATCCCATCTCGCAAATACGCGAATTGTTTTCGGTGGTGCAATTCCTGGCTCGGCGAGTAGATTTACTTCACATTCTCAAATTGAGCCATCCTGACAAAAAGGCCCACGAGTCTTGGTCGGCATTTGATATTTGCGAGGCATGGGCCTTTAAACGAGGCTACATCACCGCCCGGTCCAATCGACCCGATATCAACCGAGCCGCCAATCACATCTTGCGAATGACGCTGGAGGGAAAGATTTGTCTAGCCTATTATCCTGTGGGTTATGTGGATCGTCGAACCTATTGGAAAGAGCACCCACAATGTGAAGCAATCCGTGATCTTCTCGGTTGGAATCGCCAAGAAGAATCCCACGCCCGAGGAGGTAAAGACATCATAGACATGGGCTctgatgaggacgaggaagaagaagagtctGACGAAGAAGACtcggaagaggaagaagataaCCGACCCAAAGTGGTCAATAAATTTAGTTTATTGGGTGTTATGAATGATGAATAA
- the LOC131883936 gene encoding endothelial differentiation-related factor 1-like produces MSDWDTVTIIRGKNAIRGAGAAKSNAAVNAARRRGEAIATEEKYGGGGNKQHGTQLNTMKLDQETEELKHNTVSMDVGKLIQKGRQAKNLTQKDLATKINEKPQVVIEFESSKALPNAAILAKMERILDIKLRGKDKGKPLVPKDKDKAKPAVAKGKGK; encoded by the exons ATGTCGGATTGGGACACGGTCACCATTATTCGCGGCAAGAATGCCATCCGCGGGGCGGGTGCGGCCAAATCGAATGCGGCTGTCAATGCGGCTCGTCGTCGCGGCGAAGCCATCGCCACCGAGGAGAAATACGGCGGTGGCGGCAACAAACAGCACGGCACGCAGCTCAACACCATGAAGTTGGACCAAGAGACGGAAGAGCTCAAGCACAACACG GTGTCCATGGACGTGGGCAAGTTGATCCAAAAGGGCCGCCAGGCCAAGAATCTGACCCAAAAAGATCTGGCCACCAAGATCAACGAGAAACCCCAAGTGGTCATCGAGTTCGAGTCCAGCAAAGCCTTGCCCAACGCGGCCATCCTGGCCAAGATGGAGCGCATTCTGGATATCAAGCTCCGAGGCAAAGATAAAGGCAAGCCTTTGGTGCCCAAGGACAAGGATAAAGCCAAACCCGCGGTGGCCAAGGGCAAGGGCAAATAA